The Thermothielavioides terrestris NRRL 8126 chromosome 2, complete sequence genome includes a region encoding these proteins:
- a CDS encoding glycosyltransferase family 22 protein (CAZy_ID 269674), which produces LPLSIPGLILAHLVVAPYTKVEESFNMQAAHDVLVYGTPTSDIHHKLSSTYDHFTFPGAVPRTFIGPVMLAGFAQPVVALVGFQHAQLIVRAILGLFNAACILMFAWNIKRAYGAGTARWYLLLQASQFHVVFYASRTLPNMFAFGLTTLAFAFLLPNPSSFARTAGRQRMSIAMFVFAAAVFRSEVALLLITTVFYLVLVPELSLERVIFPFATSFLTALATSIPIDSYFWQRPLWPELWGFYYNVVQGAASNWGVSPWHYYFSSALPRLLVNPLTYTALIPFSLWHPALRRAAAKLVIPSVLFIAIYSFQPHKETRFIFYAVPPLTAAAALSANFLFARQRKSKAPIASTLLTAALLLSVLASLLASTAMLALSALNYPGGEAVSHLRSVVLQDPTAAAAAADGNPSSAIIPVHADVLTCMTGLTLFSTTSSSFPPSTLLDATSTSSPPLIGQQQQHQNDGHRGGGGGVRLAVDRTEDPRTLARPDFWRRFAYLVLEDPAAIPAGAGEWEPVAVVQAYAGIEVLRPSSSSSSSSGAAVARPPVVGNGRLIAAWKRRVRAVTGGWWIGPRMVDRVYILRQRRGVADGR; this is translated from the exons cttcccctctcAATACCCGGGCTTATCCTGGcccacctcgtcgtcgcccccTACACGAAAGTCGAGGAGTCGTTCAACATGCAGGCTGCCCACGACGTGTTGGTCTATGGCACGCCCACTTCCGACATTCACCACAAGCTGTCCAGCACATATGACCACTTCACCTTTCCGGGCGCCGTCCCCCGGACCTTCATCGGCCCCGTGATGCTGGCCGGGTTCGCCCAGCCCGTCGTGGCGCTCGTCGGCTTCCAGCACGCCCAGCTTATCGTGAGAGCCATCCTGGGCCTCTTCAACGCCGCCTGTATCCTCATGTTTGCTTGGAATATTAAGCGTGCATACGGCGCCGGGACAGCGAGGTGGTACTTGCTCCTCCAAGCAAGCCAGTTCCACGTCGTGTTCTACGCCTCCAGGACGCTGCCGAACATGTTCGCCTTTGGACTGA CAACACTTGCTTTCGCCTTCCTTCTTCCGAACCCCAGCAGCTTCGCTCGCACAGCCGGACGGCAGCGCATGTCCATAGCCATGttcgtcttcgccgccgccgtcttccgGTCCGAGGTCGCCTTGCTGCTGATCACCACCGTGTTCTACCTCGTGCTCGTCCCAGAACTCTCGCTCGAGCGTGTCATCTTCCCTTTCGCCACCTCCTTCCTCACTGCGCTAGCCACATCCATCCCAATCGACAGCTACTTCTGGCAGCGCCCGCTGTGGCCCGAGCTCTGGGGTTTCTATTACAACGTCGTGCAAGGCGCCGCCTCCAACTGGGGCGTCTCGCCCTGGCACTACTACTTCTCGTCCGCCCTACCTCGCCTGCTGGTCAACCCCCTTACGTACACTGCCCTTATCCCCTTTTCGCTCTGGCAccccgccctccgccgcgccgccgccaaactTGTGATCCCCTCGGTGCTCTTCATAGCCATTTACTCCTTCCAGCCGCACAAAGAAACCAGGTTCATTTTCTACGCCGTCCCGCCCTTaaccgcagccgccgcgctgtCCGCCAACTTCCTCTTTGCCCGGCAGCGCAAATCCAAGGCTCCGATCGCCTCAACCCTGCTaaccgccgccctcctcctctctgTCCTCGCCTCCTTGctcgccagcaccgccatgCTCGCCCTCTCAGCACTCAACtaccccggcggcgaggccgtgtCCCATCTGCGCTCTGTCGTGCTCCAGGACCctaccgctgccgctgctgccgccgacggcaacccctcctccgccaTCATTCCCGTGCACGCAGACGTACTCACCTGCATGACAGGCCTCACCCTCTTCAGCACcacatcctcctccttcccacCCTCCACCCTGCTCGACGCAACGTCGACAAGCTCACCACCGCTcatcggccagcagcagcagcaccagaACGACGGgcaccgcggcggcggcggcggcgtgcgccTGGCCGTCGACAGAACCGAGGACCCGCGCACCCTCGCCCGCCCCGACTTCTGGCGCCGCTTCGCCTACCTCGTGCTGGAGGACCCGGCCGCcatccccgccggcgccggcgagtgggagcccgtcgccgtcgtgcaGGCCTACGCGGGCATCGAGGTCCTccggcccagcagcagcagcagcagcagcagc ggagccgccgtcgcgcgTCCTCCGGTCGTGGGCAACGGGAGGCTCATCGCGGCGTGGAAGCGTCGCGTGCGCGCCGTCACGGGCGGGTGGTGGATCGGCCCGCGTATGGTGGATCGCGTGTATATcctgcgccagcggcgggggGTTGCGGACGGGAGA